A region from the Drosophila bipectinata strain 14024-0381.07 chromosome 3R, DbipHiC1v2, whole genome shotgun sequence genome encodes:
- the Mhcl gene encoding unconventional myosin-XVIIIa isoform X4, giving the protein MRARAQAEINPTTSRTKIQTEIYLNCINASGDATPDAGPLESDRLEKEKFLARVLAAMNGGPRLGATASSNSSGSSLNSTMSGSARPPKPPTSQARKQLRLLPKQREQSPVQSLTNGHHNTTTTRSTYTGNKYTSKTSSGSGGISSLSGNDKDKADGEPESLYEISLKLPLNSPTGTDSDRLRLVNRSPSPAYSVSSRCSTLSSISTSNSRLQTPPRRVFPQTYTRGSGLDPYEMHQLENSPVVFDGNLSFVLGCQRQPVHQSMRASPSFEDPRTSSAYLSEKIQNFLKRTDHVQEEWTAMGRRTKRTTSSASGRDSRCTTPGSSCSGYDDYDTISLIERQRERNSMERCGSVGRTRSSQNILTKAFQLAKQLPRQSTSRGNSVARERESSVATTTSLTNGNRDDDDDDRTIREEDDELSELTVDLAEERSTAHIATERLEAETAERLKLEKELGDQANKVKNLQETTEKLEMELICAKSDLNGISEDEDAENEDGGVGGGVYKLKYERVARELEFTKRRLHTQHEHDLEQLVGLKKQLEKKLSDAYEEVEEQRQVVGQWKRKAQKMTNEMNDLRMLLEEQNARNNLLEKKQRKFDAECQSLQDAARQERQAKERYGREKDVLQAEKFTLEQTLADTRLDLDLKEEKLASLQRELEEMTFGGGTEEEFAQLRRSKNETERRAKEQEEELDEMAGQIQLLEQAKLRLEMTLETMRKEARRESQQRDEELEEVRGNGYKKIKALECQLETEHEERTLLLREKHELERRLSSMEDRDRVDRDAEEAMNQKLRRDLRKYKALLKDAQTQLERLKADTPGKTLIRQLRNQLEDAESARSLAMKARQTAEAELTEVQAMFEESHRARNDAEERANAAHRDRAELQAQIEENEEELSELMKKYSATVKQLNTEQINVSEAEFKLNEMEAERNNLKEQVAELQHRLDNVENMGDPSMAMMSKRLELRTKELESRLELEQATRARLEVQVTRHKEALEKLQNEVTQSKMREMQAQDVLKKSQKSLRDMREEYHTVSSREQESLTRRKDLEKKMEQMESEGAALKNDLRLALQRIADLQQAMEEEGEEELSESDESISSVGSISDLEERLRPVHVKRSSQQSLNGSIGGGGGGGTVVSTTRTVVYEKDDNSPRITVTSPSSPHIHKLALAAKAIPDPEPDTKTAAAAESASAPATRMGSVAGSLSVPAAGQP; this is encoded by the exons ATGCGCGCGCGTGCTCAGGCCGAAATAAATCCAACAACAAGTCGCACGAAAATTCAGACCgagatatatttaaattgcATCAACG CTTCTGGAGATGCCACCCCGGATGCCGGGCCTCTAGAGTCGGACCGATTGGAGAAGGAGAAGTTCCTGGCCCGCGTCCTGGCAGCCATGAATGGCGGACCCAGGCTGGGGGCCACTGcctccagcaacagcagtggCTCCTCCCTGAACTCCACGATGAGTGGCAGTGCAAGGCCACCCAAGCCCCCCACTAGTCAGGCGCGGAAGCAGCTCCGCCTGCTGCCCAAGCAGCGGGAGCAGAGCCCGGTTCAGTCCCTGACCAATGGACACcacaacaccaccaccacacgATCCACATACACAGGCAACAAGTACACTTCCAAAACGTCGAGTGGCAGCGGAGGCATCTCGTCGCTTTCGGGTAATGACAAGGATAAGGCGGACGGAGAGCCCGAAAGTCTGTACGAGATCTCGCTGAAACTGCCACTCAATTCGCCCACAGGAACGGACAGCGATCGCCTGCGTTTGGTTAACCGCTCGCCTAGTCCCGCCTACTCAGTGTCCTCGCGCTGCTCCACGCTCTCCTCGATCTCCACCTCCAATTCGCGCCTGCAGACCCCACCGCGGAGGGTATTCCCCCAGACCTACACACGCGGCTCGGGCCTGGACCCGTACGAGATGCACCAGCTGGAGAACTCGCCCGTGGTCTTCGACGGCAATCTGTCCTTCGTGTTGGGCTGCCAGCGCCAGCCGGTCCACCAGTCAATGAGGGCCTCACCCTCCTTCGAGGATCCGCGCACCTCGTCCGCCTATCTCAGTGAAAAGATCCAGAACTTCCTGAAGCGCACGGATCACGTGCAGGAGGAGTGGACAGCCATGGGCAGGCGGACGAAGAGAACCACTAGCTCGGCAAGTGGACGGGACAGTCGCTGCACCACTCCCGGAAGCAGCTGCTCCGGCTACGACGACTACGACACCATATCCCTGATCGAACGTCAGCGCGAGCGAAACAGCATGGAGCGCTGCGGATCGGTGGGTCGCACTCGATCCTCGCAGAACATCCTGACGAAGGCCTTCCAGTTGGCCAAGCAACTGCCCAGACAGTCCACGTCCCGGGGCAATTCGGTGGCCAGGGAGCGGGAGTCGTCGGTCGCGACCACCACCAGCCTGACCAACGGGAACCGcgatgacgacgacgatgatcGCACCATCCGCGAGGAGGACGATGAG CTATCCGAACTGACGGTGGACCTGGCCGAGGAGCGCTCCACGGCGCACATCGCCACCGAGCGGCTGGAGGCGGAGACCGCCGAACGCCTGAAGCTGGAGAAGGAGCTGGGCGACCAGGCCAACAAGGTGAAGAACCTCCAGGAGACCACAGAGAAACTGGAAATGGAACTGATATGCGCCAAGTCCGATTTGAATGGTATCTCCGAGGACGAGGATGCGGAGAACGAGGACGGCGGCGTGGGTGGCGGCGTCTACAAGCTCAAGTACGAGCGGGTGGCCCGGGAGCTGGAGTTCACCAAACGGCGTCTGCATACGCAGCACGAGCACGATCTGGAACAGCTGGTCGGGCTCAAGAAGCAATTGGAGAAGAAG CTTTCCGATGCCTACGAAGAAGTTGAGGAGCAACGTCAAGTTGTGGGCCAATGGAAGCGCAAGGCTCAGAAGATGACCAACGAGATGAACGATCTGCGCATGCTGCTCGAGGAGCAAAATGCCCGAAACAATTTGCTCGAGAAGAAGCAGCGCAAGTTCGATGCCGAGTGCCAGTCCCTGCAGGATGCGGCTCGCCAGGAGCGCCAGGCCAAGGAGCGCTACGGCCGCGAGAAGGATGTCCTGCAGGCCGAAAAGTTTACGCTGGAGCAGACCCTAGCG GACACCCGCTTGGATCTGGACCTTAAAGAAGAAAAACTAGCTTCGCTACAACGCGAACTGGAGGAAATGACCTTTGGCGGCGGAACTGAAGAAGAGTTCGCCCAACTGCGGCGCTCTAAGAACGAAACAGAACGCCGAGccaaggagcaggaggaggaacTAGATGAGATGGCCGGGCAGATACAACTGCTGGAGCAGGCCAAACTCCGTCTGGAGATGACACTGGAGACCATGCGCAAAGAGGCACGCCGCGAATCCCAGCAGCGAGATGAGGAGCTGGAAGAAGTTCGCGGCAATGGCTACAAGAAGATCAAGGCTTTAGAGTGCCAGTTGGAGACGGAGCATGAGGAGCGAACATTGTTGCTTCGTGAGAAGCATGAGCTGGAGCGACGCCTATCCTCCATGGAGGATCGCGATCGCGTTGACCGCGACGCCGAGGAGGCAATGAACCAGAAGCTGCGTCGTGATCTCCGCAAATACAAGGCCCTGCTCAAGGATGCCCAGACACAGCTGGAGCGGCTCAAGGCGGACACACCGGGCAAGACACTCATCCGCCAGCTGCGCAATCAGCTGGAAGACGCCGAATCCGCTCGATCCCTGGCCATGAAGGCCCGCCAAACAGCCGAAGCGGAACTTACCGAGGTCCAGGCCATGTTCGAGGAGTCACATCGCGCCCGGAACGATGCCGAGGAGCGAGCCAATGCGGCCCACAGGGATCGCGCCGAGCTGCAGGCTCAAATCGAGGAGAACGAGGAGGAGCTAAGCGAGCTGATGAAGAAGTACAGTGCCACCGTCAAGCAGCTGAATACCGAGCAAATAAATGTTTCCGAGGCCGAGTTCAAGCTCAACGAAATGGAGGCCGAACGGAACAATCTCAAGGAGCAGGTTGCTGAGCTGCAGCACCGCCTGGATAATGTGGAAAATATGGGCGATCCATCCATGGCCATGATGTCGAAGAG ATTGGAGCTGCGCACCAAGGAGCTGGAATCCCGGCTGGAATTGGAGCAGGCCACTCGGGCGCGTCTGGAAGTACAGGTGACCCGTCACAAGGAGGCCCTGGAGAAGCTGCAGAATGAGGTGACGCAGTCAAAGATGCGTGAAATGCAGGCCCAGGATGTGCTCAAGAAGTCGCAAAAGAGTCTGCGCGATATGCGTGAGGAGTACCACACAGTGTCCAGTCGCGAGCAGGAGTCCCTGACGCGGCGCAAGGACCTCGAAAAGAAGATGGAGCAAATGGAGTCTGAGGGGGCGGCCCTGAAGAACGACCTCCGGCTGGCACTGCAGCGGATAGCCGATCTGCAACAGGCCATGGAGGAGGAGGGCGAAGAGGAACTAAGCGAAAG TGACGAGAGCATCAGCTCTGTGGGCTCCATCAGCGACCTCGAGGAGCGCCTGCGACCCGTGCACGTGAAACGCAGCTCGCAGCAGTCGCTGAATGGAAGCATCGGTGGTGGTGGAGGCGGCGGCACTGTTGTCAGCACCACTCGCACCGTGGTCTATGAAAAGGACGACAACAGCCCTAG AATAACAGTGACGTCGCCATCGTCGCCGCACATTCATAAGCTGGCACTGGCGGCCAAAGCCATACCGGACCCAGAGCCGGACACAAAAACTGCAGCTGCAGCGGAATCAGCATCAGCACCAGCGACCAGGATGGGATCAGTAGCAGGATCACTATCAGTGCCAGCGGCGGGTCAGCCGTAG
- the Mhcl gene encoding unconventional myosin-XVIIIa isoform X7 — translation MPPLSPANEATADIAASGDATPDAGPLESDRLEKEKFLARVLAAMNGGPRLGATASSNSSGSSLNSTMSGSARPPKPPTSQARKQLRLLPKQREQSPVQSLTNGHHNTTTTRSTYTGNKYTSKTSSGSGGISSLSGTDSDRLRLVNRSPSPAYSVSSRCSTLSSISTSNSRLQTPPRRVFPQTYTRGSGLDPYEMHQLENSPVVFDGNLSFVLGCQRQPVHQSMRASPSFEDPRTSSAYLSEKIQNFLKRTDHVQEEWTAMGRRTKRTTSSASGRDSRCTTPGSSCSGYDDYDTISLIERQRERNSMERCGSVGRTRSSQNILTKAFQLAKQLPRQSTSRGNSVARERESSVATTTSLTNGNRDDDDDDRTIREEDDELSELTVDLAEERSTAHIATERLEAETAERLKLEKELGDQANKVKNLQETTEKLEMELICAKSDLNGISEDEDAENEDGGVGGGVYKLKYERVARELEFTKRRLHTQHEHDLEQLVGLKKQLEKKLSDAYEEVEEQRQVVGQWKRKAQKMTNEMNDLRMLLEEQNARNNLLEKKQRKFDAECQSLQDAARQERQAKERYGREKDVLQAEKFTLEQTLADTRLDLDLKEEKLASLQRELEEMTFGGGTEEEFAQLRRSKNETERRAKEQEEELDEMAGQIQLLEQAKLRLEMTLETMRKEARRESQQRDEELEEVRGNGYKKIKALECQLETEHEERTLLLREKHELERRLSSMEDRDRVDRDAEEAMNQKLRRDLRKYKALLKDAQTQLERLKADTPGKTLIRQLRNQLEDAESARSLAMKARQTAEAELTEVQAMFEESHRARNDAEERANAAHRDRAELQAQIEENEEELSELMKKYSATVKQLNTEQINVSEAEFKLNEMEAERNNLKEQVAELQHRLDNVENMGDPSMAMMSKRLELRTKELESRLELEQATRARLEVQVTRHKEALEKLQNEVTQSKMREMQAQDVLKKSQKSLRDMREEYHTVSSREQESLTRRKDLEKKMEQMESEGAALKNDLRLALQRIADLQQAMEEEGEEELSESDESISSVGSISDLEERLRPVHVKRSSQQSLNGSIGGGGGGGTVVSTTRTVVYEKDDNSPRITVTSPSSPHIHKLALAAKAIPDPEPDTKTAAAAESASAPATRMGSVAGSLSVPAAGQP, via the exons ATGCCTCCTCTGTCGCCTGCTAACGAGGCCACTGCTGACATTGCAGCTTCTGGAGATGCCACCCCGGATGCCGGGCCTCTAGAGTCGGACCGATTGGAGAAGGAGAAGTTCCTGGCCCGCGTCCTGGCAGCCATGAATGGCGGACCCAGGCTGGGGGCCACTGcctccagcaacagcagtggCTCCTCCCTGAACTCCACGATGAGTGGCAGTGCAAGGCCACCCAAGCCCCCCACTAGTCAGGCGCGGAAGCAGCTCCGCCTGCTGCCCAAGCAGCGGGAGCAGAGCCCGGTTCAGTCCCTGACCAATGGACACcacaacaccaccaccacacgATCCACATACACAGGCAACAAGTACACTTCCAAAACGTCGAGTGGCAGCGGAGGCATCTCGTCGCTTTCGG GAACGGACAGCGATCGCCTGCGTTTGGTTAACCGCTCGCCTAGTCCCGCCTACTCAGTGTCCTCGCGCTGCTCCACGCTCTCCTCGATCTCCACCTCCAATTCGCGCCTGCAGACCCCACCGCGGAGGGTATTCCCCCAGACCTACACACGCGGCTCGGGCCTGGACCCGTACGAGATGCACCAGCTGGAGAACTCGCCCGTGGTCTTCGACGGCAATCTGTCCTTCGTGTTGGGCTGCCAGCGCCAGCCGGTCCACCAGTCAATGAGGGCCTCACCCTCCTTCGAGGATCCGCGCACCTCGTCCGCCTATCTCAGTGAAAAGATCCAGAACTTCCTGAAGCGCACGGATCACGTGCAGGAGGAGTGGACAGCCATGGGCAGGCGGACGAAGAGAACCACTAGCTCGGCAAGTGGACGGGACAGTCGCTGCACCACTCCCGGAAGCAGCTGCTCCGGCTACGACGACTACGACACCATATCCCTGATCGAACGTCAGCGCGAGCGAAACAGCATGGAGCGCTGCGGATCGGTGGGTCGCACTCGATCCTCGCAGAACATCCTGACGAAGGCCTTCCAGTTGGCCAAGCAACTGCCCAGACAGTCCACGTCCCGGGGCAATTCGGTGGCCAGGGAGCGGGAGTCGTCGGTCGCGACCACCACCAGCCTGACCAACGGGAACCGcgatgacgacgacgatgatcGCACCATCCGCGAGGAGGACGATGAG CTATCCGAACTGACGGTGGACCTGGCCGAGGAGCGCTCCACGGCGCACATCGCCACCGAGCGGCTGGAGGCGGAGACCGCCGAACGCCTGAAGCTGGAGAAGGAGCTGGGCGACCAGGCCAACAAGGTGAAGAACCTCCAGGAGACCACAGAGAAACTGGAAATGGAACTGATATGCGCCAAGTCCGATTTGAATGGTATCTCCGAGGACGAGGATGCGGAGAACGAGGACGGCGGCGTGGGTGGCGGCGTCTACAAGCTCAAGTACGAGCGGGTGGCCCGGGAGCTGGAGTTCACCAAACGGCGTCTGCATACGCAGCACGAGCACGATCTGGAACAGCTGGTCGGGCTCAAGAAGCAATTGGAGAAGAAG CTTTCCGATGCCTACGAAGAAGTTGAGGAGCAACGTCAAGTTGTGGGCCAATGGAAGCGCAAGGCTCAGAAGATGACCAACGAGATGAACGATCTGCGCATGCTGCTCGAGGAGCAAAATGCCCGAAACAATTTGCTCGAGAAGAAGCAGCGCAAGTTCGATGCCGAGTGCCAGTCCCTGCAGGATGCGGCTCGCCAGGAGCGCCAGGCCAAGGAGCGCTACGGCCGCGAGAAGGATGTCCTGCAGGCCGAAAAGTTTACGCTGGAGCAGACCCTAGCG GACACCCGCTTGGATCTGGACCTTAAAGAAGAAAAACTAGCTTCGCTACAACGCGAACTGGAGGAAATGACCTTTGGCGGCGGAACTGAAGAAGAGTTCGCCCAACTGCGGCGCTCTAAGAACGAAACAGAACGCCGAGccaaggagcaggaggaggaacTAGATGAGATGGCCGGGCAGATACAACTGCTGGAGCAGGCCAAACTCCGTCTGGAGATGACACTGGAGACCATGCGCAAAGAGGCACGCCGCGAATCCCAGCAGCGAGATGAGGAGCTGGAAGAAGTTCGCGGCAATGGCTACAAGAAGATCAAGGCTTTAGAGTGCCAGTTGGAGACGGAGCATGAGGAGCGAACATTGTTGCTTCGTGAGAAGCATGAGCTGGAGCGACGCCTATCCTCCATGGAGGATCGCGATCGCGTTGACCGCGACGCCGAGGAGGCAATGAACCAGAAGCTGCGTCGTGATCTCCGCAAATACAAGGCCCTGCTCAAGGATGCCCAGACACAGCTGGAGCGGCTCAAGGCGGACACACCGGGCAAGACACTCATCCGCCAGCTGCGCAATCAGCTGGAAGACGCCGAATCCGCTCGATCCCTGGCCATGAAGGCCCGCCAAACAGCCGAAGCGGAACTTACCGAGGTCCAGGCCATGTTCGAGGAGTCACATCGCGCCCGGAACGATGCCGAGGAGCGAGCCAATGCGGCCCACAGGGATCGCGCCGAGCTGCAGGCTCAAATCGAGGAGAACGAGGAGGAGCTAAGCGAGCTGATGAAGAAGTACAGTGCCACCGTCAAGCAGCTGAATACCGAGCAAATAAATGTTTCCGAGGCCGAGTTCAAGCTCAACGAAATGGAGGCCGAACGGAACAATCTCAAGGAGCAGGTTGCTGAGCTGCAGCACCGCCTGGATAATGTGGAAAATATGGGCGATCCATCCATGGCCATGATGTCGAAGAG ATTGGAGCTGCGCACCAAGGAGCTGGAATCCCGGCTGGAATTGGAGCAGGCCACTCGGGCGCGTCTGGAAGTACAGGTGACCCGTCACAAGGAGGCCCTGGAGAAGCTGCAGAATGAGGTGACGCAGTCAAAGATGCGTGAAATGCAGGCCCAGGATGTGCTCAAGAAGTCGCAAAAGAGTCTGCGCGATATGCGTGAGGAGTACCACACAGTGTCCAGTCGCGAGCAGGAGTCCCTGACGCGGCGCAAGGACCTCGAAAAGAAGATGGAGCAAATGGAGTCTGAGGGGGCGGCCCTGAAGAACGACCTCCGGCTGGCACTGCAGCGGATAGCCGATCTGCAACAGGCCATGGAGGAGGAGGGCGAAGAGGAACTAAGCGAAAG TGACGAGAGCATCAGCTCTGTGGGCTCCATCAGCGACCTCGAGGAGCGCCTGCGACCCGTGCACGTGAAACGCAGCTCGCAGCAGTCGCTGAATGGAAGCATCGGTGGTGGTGGAGGCGGCGGCACTGTTGTCAGCACCACTCGCACCGTGGTCTATGAAAAGGACGACAACAGCCCTAG AATAACAGTGACGTCGCCATCGTCGCCGCACATTCATAAGCTGGCACTGGCGGCCAAAGCCATACCGGACCCAGAGCCGGACACAAAAACTGCAGCTGCAGCGGAATCAGCATCAGCACCAGCGACCAGGATGGGATCAGTAGCAGGATCACTATCAGTGCCAGCGGCGGGTCAGCCGTAG
- the Mhcl gene encoding unconventional myosin-XVIIIa isoform X5: protein MPPLSPANEATADIAASGDATPDAGPLESDRLEKEKFLARVLAAMNGGPRLGATASSNSSGSSLNSTMSGSARPPKPPTSQARKQLRLLPKQREQSPVQSLTNGHHNTTTTRSTYTGNKYTSKTSSGSGGISSLSGNDKDKADGEPESLYEISLKLPLNSPTGTDSDRLRLVNRSPSPAYSVSSRCSTLSSISTSNSRLQTPPRRVFPQTYTRGSGLDPYEMHQLENSPVVFDGNLSFVLGCQRQPVHQSMRASPSFEDPRTSSAYLSEKIQNFLKRTDHVQEEWTAMGRRTKRTTSSASGRDSRCTTPGSSCSGYDDYDTISLIERQRERNSMERCGSVGRTRSSQNILTKAFQLAKQLPRQSTSRGNSVARERESSVATTTSLTNGNRDDDDDDRTIREEDDELSELTVDLAEERSTAHIATERLEAETAERLKLEKELGDQANKVKNLQETTEKLEMELICAKSDLNGISEDEDAENEDGGVGGGVYKLKYERVARELEFTKRRLHTQHEHDLEQLVGLKKQLEKKLSDAYEEVEEQRQVVGQWKRKAQKMTNEMNDLRMLLEEQNARNNLLEKKQRKFDAECQSLQDAARQERQAKERYGREKDVLQAEKFTLEQTLADTRLDLDLKEEKLASLQRELEEMTFGGGTEEEFAQLRRSKNETERRAKEQEEELDEMAGQIQLLEQAKLRLEMTLETMRKEARRESQQRDEELEEVRGNGYKKIKALECQLETEHEERTLLLREKHELERRLSSMEDRDRVDRDAEEAMNQKLRRDLRKYKALLKDAQTQLERLKADTPGKTLIRQLRNQLEDAESARSLAMKARQTAEAELTEVQAMFEESHRARNDAEERANAAHRDRAELQAQIEENEEELSELMKKYSATVKQLNTEQINVSEAEFKLNEMEAERNNLKEQVAELQHRLDNVENMGDPSMAMMSKRLELRTKELESRLELEQATRARLEVQVTRHKEALEKLQNEVTQSKMREMQAQDVLKKSQKSLRDMREEYHTVSSREQESLTRRKDLEKKMEQMESEGAALKNDLRLALQRIADLQQAMEEEGEEELSESDESISSVGSISDLEERLRPVHVKRSSQQSLNGSIGGGGGGGTVVSTTRTVVYEKDDNSPRITVTSPSSPHIHKLALAAKAIPDPEPDTKTAAAAESASAPATRMGSVAGSLSVPAAGQP, encoded by the exons ATGCCTCCTCTGTCGCCTGCTAACGAGGCCACTGCTGACATTGCAGCTTCTGGAGATGCCACCCCGGATGCCGGGCCTCTAGAGTCGGACCGATTGGAGAAGGAGAAGTTCCTGGCCCGCGTCCTGGCAGCCATGAATGGCGGACCCAGGCTGGGGGCCACTGcctccagcaacagcagtggCTCCTCCCTGAACTCCACGATGAGTGGCAGTGCAAGGCCACCCAAGCCCCCCACTAGTCAGGCGCGGAAGCAGCTCCGCCTGCTGCCCAAGCAGCGGGAGCAGAGCCCGGTTCAGTCCCTGACCAATGGACACcacaacaccaccaccacacgATCCACATACACAGGCAACAAGTACACTTCCAAAACGTCGAGTGGCAGCGGAGGCATCTCGTCGCTTTCGGGTAATGACAAGGATAAGGCGGACGGAGAGCCCGAAAGTCTGTACGAGATCTCGCTGAAACTGCCACTCAATTCGCCCACAGGAACGGACAGCGATCGCCTGCGTTTGGTTAACCGCTCGCCTAGTCCCGCCTACTCAGTGTCCTCGCGCTGCTCCACGCTCTCCTCGATCTCCACCTCCAATTCGCGCCTGCAGACCCCACCGCGGAGGGTATTCCCCCAGACCTACACACGCGGCTCGGGCCTGGACCCGTACGAGATGCACCAGCTGGAGAACTCGCCCGTGGTCTTCGACGGCAATCTGTCCTTCGTGTTGGGCTGCCAGCGCCAGCCGGTCCACCAGTCAATGAGGGCCTCACCCTCCTTCGAGGATCCGCGCACCTCGTCCGCCTATCTCAGTGAAAAGATCCAGAACTTCCTGAAGCGCACGGATCACGTGCAGGAGGAGTGGACAGCCATGGGCAGGCGGACGAAGAGAACCACTAGCTCGGCAAGTGGACGGGACAGTCGCTGCACCACTCCCGGAAGCAGCTGCTCCGGCTACGACGACTACGACACCATATCCCTGATCGAACGTCAGCGCGAGCGAAACAGCATGGAGCGCTGCGGATCGGTGGGTCGCACTCGATCCTCGCAGAACATCCTGACGAAGGCCTTCCAGTTGGCCAAGCAACTGCCCAGACAGTCCACGTCCCGGGGCAATTCGGTGGCCAGGGAGCGGGAGTCGTCGGTCGCGACCACCACCAGCCTGACCAACGGGAACCGcgatgacgacgacgatgatcGCACCATCCGCGAGGAGGACGATGAG CTATCCGAACTGACGGTGGACCTGGCCGAGGAGCGCTCCACGGCGCACATCGCCACCGAGCGGCTGGAGGCGGAGACCGCCGAACGCCTGAAGCTGGAGAAGGAGCTGGGCGACCAGGCCAACAAGGTGAAGAACCTCCAGGAGACCACAGAGAAACTGGAAATGGAACTGATATGCGCCAAGTCCGATTTGAATGGTATCTCCGAGGACGAGGATGCGGAGAACGAGGACGGCGGCGTGGGTGGCGGCGTCTACAAGCTCAAGTACGAGCGGGTGGCCCGGGAGCTGGAGTTCACCAAACGGCGTCTGCATACGCAGCACGAGCACGATCTGGAACAGCTGGTCGGGCTCAAGAAGCAATTGGAGAAGAAG CTTTCCGATGCCTACGAAGAAGTTGAGGAGCAACGTCAAGTTGTGGGCCAATGGAAGCGCAAGGCTCAGAAGATGACCAACGAGATGAACGATCTGCGCATGCTGCTCGAGGAGCAAAATGCCCGAAACAATTTGCTCGAGAAGAAGCAGCGCAAGTTCGATGCCGAGTGCCAGTCCCTGCAGGATGCGGCTCGCCAGGAGCGCCAGGCCAAGGAGCGCTACGGCCGCGAGAAGGATGTCCTGCAGGCCGAAAAGTTTACGCTGGAGCAGACCCTAGCG GACACCCGCTTGGATCTGGACCTTAAAGAAGAAAAACTAGCTTCGCTACAACGCGAACTGGAGGAAATGACCTTTGGCGGCGGAACTGAAGAAGAGTTCGCCCAACTGCGGCGCTCTAAGAACGAAACAGAACGCCGAGccaaggagcaggaggaggaacTAGATGAGATGGCCGGGCAGATACAACTGCTGGAGCAGGCCAAACTCCGTCTGGAGATGACACTGGAGACCATGCGCAAAGAGGCACGCCGCGAATCCCAGCAGCGAGATGAGGAGCTGGAAGAAGTTCGCGGCAATGGCTACAAGAAGATCAAGGCTTTAGAGTGCCAGTTGGAGACGGAGCATGAGGAGCGAACATTGTTGCTTCGTGAGAAGCATGAGCTGGAGCGACGCCTATCCTCCATGGAGGATCGCGATCGCGTTGACCGCGACGCCGAGGAGGCAATGAACCAGAAGCTGCGTCGTGATCTCCGCAAATACAAGGCCCTGCTCAAGGATGCCCAGACACAGCTGGAGCGGCTCAAGGCGGACACACCGGGCAAGACACTCATCCGCCAGCTGCGCAATCAGCTGGAAGACGCCGAATCCGCTCGATCCCTGGCCATGAAGGCCCGCCAAACAGCCGAAGCGGAACTTACCGAGGTCCAGGCCATGTTCGAGGAGTCACATCGCGCCCGGAACGATGCCGAGGAGCGAGCCAATGCGGCCCACAGGGATCGCGCCGAGCTGCAGGCTCAAATCGAGGAGAACGAGGAGGAGCTAAGCGAGCTGATGAAGAAGTACAGTGCCACCGTCAAGCAGCTGAATACCGAGCAAATAAATGTTTCCGAGGCCGAGTTCAAGCTCAACGAAATGGAGGCCGAACGGAACAATCTCAAGGAGCAGGTTGCTGAGCTGCAGCACCGCCTGGATAATGTGGAAAATATGGGCGATCCATCCATGGCCATGATGTCGAAGAG ATTGGAGCTGCGCACCAAGGAGCTGGAATCCCGGCTGGAATTGGAGCAGGCCACTCGGGCGCGTCTGGAAGTACAGGTGACCCGTCACAAGGAGGCCCTGGAGAAGCTGCAGAATGAGGTGACGCAGTCAAAGATGCGTGAAATGCAGGCCCAGGATGTGCTCAAGAAGTCGCAAAAGAGTCTGCGCGATATGCGTGAGGAGTACCACACAGTGTCCAGTCGCGAGCAGGAGTCCCTGACGCGGCGCAAGGACCTCGAAAAGAAGATGGAGCAAATGGAGTCTGAGGGGGCGGCCCTGAAGAACGACCTCCGGCTGGCACTGCAGCGGATAGCCGATCTGCAACAGGCCATGGAGGAGGAGGGCGAAGAGGAACTAAGCGAAAG TGACGAGAGCATCAGCTCTGTGGGCTCCATCAGCGACCTCGAGGAGCGCCTGCGACCCGTGCACGTGAAACGCAGCTCGCAGCAGTCGCTGAATGGAAGCATCGGTGGTGGTGGAGGCGGCGGCACTGTTGTCAGCACCACTCGCACCGTGGTCTATGAAAAGGACGACAACAGCCCTAG AATAACAGTGACGTCGCCATCGTCGCCGCACATTCATAAGCTGGCACTGGCGGCCAAAGCCATACCGGACCCAGAGCCGGACACAAAAACTGCAGCTGCAGCGGAATCAGCATCAGCACCAGCGACCAGGATGGGATCAGTAGCAGGATCACTATCAGTGCCAGCGGCGGGTCAGCCGTAG